The Pogona vitticeps strain Pit_001003342236 chromosome 6, PviZW2.1, whole genome shotgun sequence genome contains a region encoding:
- the SLC25A40 gene encoding mitochondrial glutathione transporter SLC25A40, whose amino-acid sequence MMGSEENESRLYKITTSQQAFCSCCGAVITSVLVTPLDVVKVRLQAQSNPSLKGKSFLDSDGLTDHIYLYENGTGKTWNKTCGRFTGMKDAFVKIAQREGIKALWSGLPPSLAVSVPTTVIYFTCYDQLRDAFVSKLEDNDYIPLIAGGIARLCSATIISPVEMIRTRMQSRRLTYKQLLACISSSITKNGWLSLWKGWGPTVLRDVPFSALYWYNYESFKKTLCKEADIHEPTVLITFSSGAAAGCIAATLTLPFDVVKTHKQTELWETDITQSSQKSAPLWRIMKRIVAENGFTGLFTGIIPRLTKIAPACAIMISTYEYGKSFFHKLNKNQEMKNH is encoded by the exons ATGATGGGTTCTGAAGAGAATGAAAGTAGATTATACAAAATCACAACTTCTCAGCAAGCATTCTGTTCCTGTTGTGGTGCTGTTATTACATCAGTTTTGG TGACACCCCTAGATGTTGTCAAAGTTCGACTGCAAGCTCAAAGCAATCCATCCCTCAAAG GAAAGTCTTTTTTGGATTCTGATGGCTTAACGGATCACATTTATCTCTATGAAAATGGAACTGGCAAAACTTGGAATAAAACGTGTGGCCGTTTTACTGGCATGAAG GATGCTTTTGTGAAAATTGCTCAAAGAGAAGGCATTAAAGCATTGTGGAGTGGACTACCTCCATCACT AGCAGTTTCAGTTCCAACGACAGTAATTTATTTTACCTGCTATGATCAACTACGTGATGCCTTCGTTTCTAAGTTAGAAGATAATGACTACATCCCACTTATTGCAGGTGGCATAGCCAGAT TGTGCTCAGCCACTATAATAAGTCCAGTTGAAATGATTAGAACAAGAATGCAATCTCGGCGGTTGACTTACAAACAATTGCTTGCCTGCATTAGTAGTAGTATCACCAAAAATGGCTGGCTTTCACTCTGGAAAGGATGGGGTCCTACTGTTCTTAGAGATGTGCCATTTTCAG CATTGTACTGGTATAACTATGAATCCTTCAAGAAGACATTATGCAAGGAAGCAGATATACATGAGCCAACAGTCCTTATTACCTTCTCTTCAGGAGCAGCAGCTGGTTGT ATTGCTGCTACATTAACTTTACCCTTTGATGTAGTAAAAACACACAAGCAAACTGAACTTTGGGAAACTGATATCACACAAT CATCACAAAAAAGTGCACCATTATGGAGAATAATGAAGAGAATTGTGGCTGAAAATGGATTTACTGGGTTATTTACTG GTATTATTCCAAGGCTGACAAAAATTGCTCCTGCTTGTGCCATCATGATTAGCACATATGAATATGGAAAGTctttttttcataaattaaacaaaaatcaaGAAATGAAGAACCATTAA